The Nitrospira tepida genome includes a window with the following:
- a CDS encoding BrnT family toxin produces MQFAWDPIKARKNLVKHGVSFDEAASVFHDPLAATGADPDHSESEERMVTFGMSSAGRLLVVAHTERRNAIRIISARVVTQQERRIYEEG; encoded by the coding sequence ATGCAGTTCGCATGGGACCCCATCAAGGCGAGAAAGAATCTGGTTAAACACGGGGTTTCATTTGACGAAGCTGCCAGCGTGTTTCACGATCCACTCGCGGCGACAGGCGCCGACCCTGATCACTCCGAAAGTGAAGAACGGATGGTCACCTTTGGCATGTCATCAGCCGGCCGGCTCTTAGTCGTTGCCCACACCGAGCGCAGGAATGCGATCCGCATCATTAGTGCCCGTGTGGTAACCCAACAGGAAAGGCGCATTTATGAAGAAGGGTAG
- a CDS encoding CopG family ribbon-helix-helix protein, producing MKASTVTIRLDAKIQRELDRLSRQLGRSRSDIVRDAVRRQIALLRFERSRRKLLPLAEAQGILTDEDVFRIVS from the coding sequence ATGAAGGCCTCTACGGTTACGATCCGTCTCGATGCCAAGATCCAGCGCGAACTGGATCGCCTGAGCCGCCAACTGGGCCGCAGTCGCAGCGACATCGTTCGCGATGCGGTAAGGCGTCAAATCGCCCTACTGCGGTTCGAACGGTCTCGCCGGAAGCTCCTTCCCCTCGCCGAGGCGCAGGGCATTCTCACCGATGAGGACGTGTTCCGCATCGTGTCGTGA
- a CDS encoding putative toxin-antitoxin system toxin component, PIN family: protein MRVFLDTNVLVSAYTTRGICADLLRYILAEHELLTGEVNLVELRRVLRDRFHASPELTATIEAELRDTTIVPKPGTPSLLPIRDQDDQWVLASAIAGRADLLVTGDQDLLAVAPQSPLAIVDPRGCWDRLRK, encoded by the coding sequence GTGAGAGTCTTCCTCGATACCAATGTGTTGGTGAGCGCGTACACGACACGCGGTATCTGCGCCGACCTGCTCCGCTATATCCTGGCTGAGCATGAGTTACTCACCGGTGAGGTGAATCTGGTTGAGCTTCGTCGAGTGTTGAGGGATCGGTTCCACGCATCGCCGGAACTGACGGCCACCATCGAGGCGGAGTTGCGCGATACGACGATCGTCCCCAAGCCCGGAACGCCATCCTTGCTTCCCATTCGTGATCAGGATGACCAGTGGGTGCTTGCATCGGCAATCGCGGGCCGAGCAGATCTCCTGGTCACTGGAGACCAAGACTTGTTGGCCGTCGCACCTCAATCTCCACTCGCCATTGTCGATCCGCGCGGTTGTTGGGATCGTCTCCGCAAGTAG
- a CDS encoding nucleotidyltransferase: MSVFEPIFQILNAAGARYVVVGGLATLLHGYARLTADVDLAVDLAPEEVRKTIRALGEKGFRPQVPVSAERFADPAVREEWFAEKHMRAFSLVDPTNPMRVVDLLLKPEVPFDELLARSQEALVGTTKVRIASLDDLILLKRHAGRPQDLTDLEQLEAIRRQKGNR, from the coding sequence GTGTCCGTCTTCGAACCCATATTTCAAATCCTGAATGCGGCGGGTGCACGGTACGTCGTGGTCGGTGGCCTTGCCACGCTGTTGCATGGATATGCTAGGCTGACGGCGGATGTCGATTTGGCCGTCGATCTCGCTCCGGAAGAAGTCAGAAAAACGATTCGGGCGTTGGGTGAGAAGGGGTTTCGACCGCAGGTTCCGGTGTCGGCGGAAAGATTTGCCGATCCGGCCGTGCGTGAAGAATGGTTCGCTGAGAAGCACATGCGCGCTTTTTCACTCGTCGATCCGACCAATCCCATGAGGGTCGTGGACCTCTTGCTGAAGCCGGAGGTGCCCTTTGATGAACTCCTGGCCCGCTCACAGGAAGCCCTCGTGGGCACGACAAAAGTCAGAATTGCCTCGCTGGACGATCTGATTCTATTAAAACGGCACGCTGGTCGGCCACAGGATTTGACCGACCTTGAGCAGTTGGAGGCGATCCGCAGACAGAAAGGCAATCGCTGA